A genomic window from Massilia sp. METH4 includes:
- a CDS encoding ATP-binding protein: protein MRLSLLTRWSALVGTLLTVGIVIALALDHYLPGRPLLVLGVCLLCVVPLSVITIRAQLRPIVSLYRALAGTVTSYRDGDFSFSLHWPHDDELSELVAAHNALGEVLREQRLNLVQRELLLDTMVQNTPVAMLLVADAGPIVYANVAARHMLGAGRKLEGHRLDALLESAKAPLRDAVARGGDGLFTIGEGDEEEVFHLARRRFHLNGRRHELLLLRQLTLELRRQEVQTWKKVIRVISHELNNSLAPLASLAHSGTELVRRGQTERLPQILATIEERTRHLEGFILGYARFAKLPAPRLTPHAWPAFVAGLAGQATFRLEGTLPPETAAFDAAQLQQALLNLLKNAHESGSPADAVALEIRRAQDTVRIEVRDRGPGMSDAVLTNALVPFYSTKRSGTGLGLALAREIAEAHGGRITLANRDGGGLAVTLLLPAERRADTT from the coding sequence ATGCGACTTTCCCTTCTCACGCGCTGGTCGGCACTGGTGGGCACGCTGCTCACCGTCGGCATCGTCATCGCGCTGGCGCTCGACCATTACCTCCCCGGCCGGCCACTGCTGGTGCTGGGCGTCTGCCTGCTGTGCGTGGTACCGCTGTCGGTGATCACGATCCGCGCGCAACTGCGACCGATCGTGTCGCTGTACCGGGCGCTGGCCGGCACCGTCACCAGCTACCGCGATGGCGACTTTTCCTTCAGCCTGCACTGGCCGCATGACGACGAGCTGAGCGAACTCGTGGCCGCCCACAACGCGCTGGGCGAAGTGTTGCGCGAACAGCGGCTCAACCTCGTGCAGCGCGAGCTGCTGCTCGATACGATGGTGCAGAACACGCCGGTGGCGATGCTGCTGGTCGCCGATGCGGGGCCGATCGTGTATGCGAACGTCGCGGCGCGCCACATGCTGGGCGCCGGGCGCAAGCTGGAAGGGCACCGCCTCGACGCCCTGCTGGAATCGGCGAAGGCGCCGCTGCGCGACGCCGTCGCGCGCGGCGGCGACGGCCTGTTCACGATCGGCGAAGGCGACGAGGAAGAGGTGTTCCACCTGGCGCGGCGCCGCTTCCACCTGAACGGGCGCCGCCACGAACTGTTGCTGTTGCGCCAGCTGACGCTCGAGCTGCGGCGGCAGGAAGTGCAGACGTGGAAGAAAGTGATCCGCGTGATCAGCCATGAGCTGAACAATTCGCTGGCCCCGCTGGCATCCCTGGCCCATTCCGGCACCGAACTGGTGCGCCGTGGCCAGACCGAACGGCTGCCCCAGATCCTTGCGACCATCGAGGAACGCACGCGCCACCTGGAGGGATTCATCCTCGGCTATGCGCGCTTCGCGAAACTGCCGGCGCCGCGGTTGACCCCGCATGCCTGGCCCGCCTTCGTTGCCGGGCTGGCCGGGCAGGCCACGTTCCGGCTCGAGGGCACGTTGCCGCCCGAAACTGCCGCATTCGATGCCGCCCAGCTGCAACAGGCGCTGCTGAACCTGCTGAAGAATGCGCATGAATCGGGCTCCCCTGCCGATGCTGTCGCCCTGGAAATCCGGCGCGCGCAGGATACGGTACGGATCGAGGTACGCGACCGCGGTCCGGGCATGAGCGATGCCGTGCTCACGAACGCGCTCGTGCCCTTCTATTCCACCAAGCGCAGCGGTACGGGACTGGGGTTGGCGCTCGCGCGCGAGATTGCCGAGGCGCATGGTGGCCGTATCACGCTGGCCAACCGCGACGGTGGCGGCCTGGCCGTCACGCTGCTATTGCCGGCGGAACGTAGGGCGGACACAACATGA